The following proteins are encoded in a genomic region of Colletotrichum higginsianum IMI 349063 chromosome 9, whole genome shotgun sequence:
- a CDS encoding Fungal specific transcription factor: MVVRLLQDMKVNPPASASRGDGGSLTLNVPQVEGATAASSASSAHLHSSASTPATLASHAHQSDEGEGAVVEGDSSLAAHSVFATEFVQKAVSTESLQDLSLDLGETLEALSQIVNALKQPTAAGEMTYPLAKPINRLRIQGLKLPPIEKAINTIRIARSQRLTGMAWIYDFMPTRRFPDLCLNVYFSDTYSDFDFIAVNGGLHSLFTDYAAQLPAEEKREYLEYARTCRENLETSLVNLPLHLPASSDVIVALLFGDELIIVQTFHAVEISKPSLAWTLASKASELCQTLGYHRVEALKTAKSDAKPTVNGMHWHQYLFWNVYYIDKSLSLRLGRASTIPDWHITMPLPSVEGSKDHPILPYLVLWIKTAKCQGQIYEKLYSPDSMTQPYHVRQTRVHELVSSLHDIEMRTQEISADYQVHAKDAVEENFAEFYLSSDSVLRLSLLTLVYRAAPSVEGSPTTFSPECIKAARAALEKHRECVAVMRKSSNVYFSTYIHWTVLFSPFIPFIVLFCQVIETQDKEDLARLHSFVVFLQETSSMSDAAGKMNRLFQVLYSVALRFVEFRASTPQSRQAEASAEMDAYLAALGFPPKGAADGRQQQQQQQQQQQQQQQQPITFNQNAGVLQELPSVPVIAGMGVDAMDENLRPGNPMMWMTNAAQLEDFFYSNTAMMDLMQEPIFDPSNQS; encoded by the exons ATGGTCGTCCGCCTCTTGCAAGACATGAAGGTGAACCCACCTGCCAGTGCGagccgcggcgacggcggcagcctcaCCCTGAACGTACCCCAAGTCGAGGGCGCGACGGCAGCATCATCAGCGTCGTCTGCCCATCTGCATTCGTCCGCATCAACACCCGCCACGTTAGCCAGCCACGCCCATCAGTCGGATGAAGGGGAGGGCgccgttgtcgagggcgaTTCTTCCCTGGCCGCGCACTCCGTGTTCGCCACGGAGTTTGTGCAGAAGGCCGTCAGCACCGAGTCGCTCCAGGATCTGAGtctggacctcggcgagaccctcgaggccctctcCCAGATCGTCAACGCTCTGAAGCAGCCGACTGCCGCGGGGGAGATGACGTACCCTCTCGCAAAGCCAATCAACCGGCTTCGCATCCAGGGTCTCAAGCTGCCGCCTATAGAGAAGGCCATCAACACGATTCGGATCGCCAGGA GCCAACGACTCACGGGAATGGCTTGGATATACGACTTCATGCCCACTCGGCGCTTCCCGGATCTCTGCCTCAACGTCTACTTCTCGGACACCTACTCGGACTTTGACTTCATCGCGGTGAACGGTGGTCTCCACTCTCTCTTCACAGACTACGCCGCGCAGCTCCCggcagaagaaaaaagagaataCCTCGAATATGCAAG AACATGCCGTGAAAACCTGGAAACCAGCCTCGTCAACCTCCCGCTCCATCTGCCGGCGTCATCGGACGTGATCGTTGCGCTCCTCTTCGGT GATGAGCTGATCATCGTTCAGACGTTTCATGCCGTCGAAATCTCAAAGCCGTCACTGGCCTGGACGCTGGCGTCAAAGGCCTCTGAGCTGTGCCAGACCCTCGGATATCACCGCGTTGAAGCCCTCAAAACCGCAAAGAGCGACGCGAAGCCGACGGTGAACGGGATGCACTGGCACCAGTACCTCTTCTGGAACGTGTACTATATCGACAAGAGTCTCTCACTGCGACTGGGCCGGGCATCGACGATCCCGGATTGGCACATCACCATGCCTCTGCCTTCGGTGGAGGGCTCCAAGGACCACCCGATTCTGCCCTACCTTGTGCTGTGGATCAAAACGGCGAAATGCCAGGGCCAGATCTACGAGAAGCTCTACAGCCCGGACTCGATGACCCAGCCGTACCATGTCCGGCAGACGCGGGTCCATGAGCTGGTGTCATCGCTCCACGACATTGAAATGCGCACACAAGAGATCAGT GCCGACTATCAAGTCCACGCAAAGGACGCCGTAGAAGAGAACTTTGCAGAGTTCTACCTGTCGTCGGACAGTGTTCTGCGTCTATCGCTCCTCACCCTGGTCTATCGGGCCGCACCGAGTGTCGAGGGCTCGCCAACCACGTTCAGTCCCGAATGCATCAAGGCTGCACGAGCCGCGCTTGAGAAACACAGGGAATGCGTCGCGGTCATGCGCAAGTCCTCCAACGTCTATTTCTCGACTTACATCCACTG GACCGTGCTATTCTCTCCCTTTATCCCGTTCATCGTCCTTTTCTGCCAGGTGATCGAGACTCAGGACAAGGAGGACCTGGCACGCCTCCACTCTTTCGTCGTGTTCCTGCAGGAGACGTCGTCCATGTCTGACGCGGCGGGCAAGATGAACCGCCTCTTCCAGGTCCTCTACAGCGTCGCCCTCCGCTTCGTCGAATTCCGCGCCTCCACGCCGCAGTCTCGGCAAGCGGAGGCGAGTGCCGAGATGGATGCGTACCTGGCGGCCTTGGGATTTCCGCCAAagggggcggcggacggcagacaacaacagcaacagcagcagcagcaacagcagcagcaacagcaacagcccATTACTTTCAACCAAAATGCCGGAGTTCTGCAGGAGCTCCCATCGGTCCCTGTGATCGCGGGTATGGGAGTCGATGCCATGGACGAAAACTTGCGACCTGGTAATCCCATGATGTGGATGACCAATGCCGCCCAGCTGGAGGATTTCTTCTATTCGAACACGGCGATGATGGACCTCATGCAGGAACCCATATTCGATCCATCAAATCAAAGTTAG
- a CDS encoding Heterokaryon incompatibility protein, with protein sequence MTTKVVPISLEDALKNGLRAGTTTKTKSFDFFDMLGTAGCQLDCADYASRQKLSPDTIKQSRASHEEILLPSTVIRWTVRHSGTLELAAPDGNGYYLRLLNLAGSVNIFRRFQTTNGLVGDTASPISFQRVQNWLSDCETGHEKCGKGPNTKLPTRLVDVAQPGDRAGVRLVETTAGQTGTYVCLSHCWGKIRIKSMTQRDNLKRRLNLIPWCLLPPSFQQAIEITRKLGIRYLWIDSLCIIQDDKGDWEKEAAQMVNVYRNSYATIAVSWSHNSQGGCYSRTIPSSFFTIANADGDDFTIGLGIGAKRDNMSEYDRVQAYLPLFNRAWCLQERLLSRRIIHCNYGEMAFDCGNGYSCECGGKQHYSWHNVIDLSGTYTPLRSRSKYLALLNNHATASSTAIVTKDGKIDPYERWHRVVSEYTCLNLTKTSDMLPALSGLAHETAELLDDKFLAGLWSNNIEQDLMWRVVTVADWRHQRETILKRGWIAPSWSWASTGSGCKVGFPVFHGAEVLDYKTPGIAKSAKVTCHPAGADPFGSVCYGLLRVTAKRLPILIQRPCSRWDVKRRWTNRIYGRFLLYAREDQREWQDCVPATGEEPLEFGPVRSELWVDPSVERMDRCFVRNDDPAAPLGPCRHCVFLPAELLYVKGLKTDKGALSTRTRDFFLAVARDATSSYIRVGMLEVICGSRDERNTWFERVWEALVVPEASITIF encoded by the exons ATGACAACCAAAGTCGTACCGATTTCTTTAGAGGACGCTCTCAAGAATGGCTTACGTGCCGGCACGACGACAAAAACAAAGTCTttcgacttcttcgacatGCTCGGCACCGCGGGCTGCCAACTGGACTGTGCAGACTACGCATCGAGACAAAAGCTTTCTCCAGATACTATTAAGCAATCGAGAGCATCGCACGAGGAGATC CTGTTGCCCTCAACTGTCATTCGATGGACCGTCAGACATAGCGGCACCCTGGAGCTGGCCGCGCCTGATGGCAACGGGTACTACCTGCGGCTTCTCAACCTTGCCGGATCTGTCAACATTTTCCGTCGGTTCCAAACCACGAACGGCTTGGTGGGCGACACAGCCTCGCCTATCAGTTTTCAAAGAGTGCAGAACTGGCTCAGCGACTGCGAGACGGGCCACGAAAAATGCGGCAAAGGCCCCAACACGAAACTCCCAACAAGGCTCGTCGACGTGGCACAACCTGGAGACCGGGCCGGCGTCCGACTAGTTGAGACAACTGCTGGTCAAACCGGCACCTACGTATGCCTCAGCCATTGCTGGGGGAAGATCAGAATCAAGTCCATGACACAGAGGGATAACCTCAAGAGAAGACTCAATCTCATACCGTGGTGCCTGCTCCCGCCGAGCTTCCAGCAAGCGATAGAGATCACGAGGAAACTCGGCATTCGTTATCTCTGGATCGATTCGCTCTGTATCATCCAGGACGACAAGGGCGACTGGGAAAAGGAAGCTGCGCAGATGGTCAACGTCTACCGCAACTCGTACGCGACCATCGCCGTCAGCTGGTCTCACAATTCTCAAGGCGGGTGTTACTCACGGACAATACCTTCGTCCTTCTTCACGATCGCAAACGCCGATGGAGACGACTTCACCATCGGGCTCGGAATCGGTGCCAAGCGAGACAACATGTCAGAATATGACCGGGTCCAAGCGTATCTCCCCCTCTTCAACAGGGCGTGGTGTCTCCAAGAACGTCTCCTTTCGCGCCGGATCATCCACTGCAACTACGGAGAGATGGCCTTCGACTGTGGAAACGGCTACTCCTGCGAGTGTGGAGGGAAACAACACTACAGTTGGCACAACGTCATCGACCTCTCGGGTACATACACGCCTCTCCGTTCCCGTTCAAAGTATCTGGCGCTGCTCAACAACCacgcgacggcgtcgtctaCCGCCATCGTCACAaaggacggcaagatcgATCCCTACGAGCGGTGGCACCGCGTGGTCAGCGAGTACACGTGCCTCAACCTCACAAAGACGAGCGACATGCTGCCCGCGCTCTCTGGGTTGGCACATGAAACGGCAGAGCTGCTGGACGACAagttcctcgccggcctttGGAGCAACAATATCGAGCAGGACTTGATGTGGCGCGTCGTCACGGTCGCCGACTGGAGGCACCAGAGGGAGACCATCCTAAAGCGAGGCTGGATAGCTCCGTCCTGGTCGTGGGCCTCGACGGGAAGCGGCTGCAAAGTGGGCTTCCCCGTCTtccacggcgccgaggttTTGGACTACAAGACGCCCGGTATAGCCAAGTCCGCCAAGGTAACGTGCCATCCTGCGGGTGCGGATCCGTTCGGGTCCGTCTGCTATGGACTCCTCCGAGTCACGGCGAAGCGGCTGCCCATCCTGATCCAGAGACCATGCTCGCGGTGGGACGTGAAGAGACGATGGACAAACAGGATTTATGGAAGGTTTCTGCTCTACGCTCGCGAGGACCAGCGCGAGTGGCAGGACTGTGTCCCGGCAACCGGAGAGGAACCTCTCGAGTTTGGGCCCGTCAGGTCAGAGCTTTGGGTCGATCCCTCGGTCGAGCGGATGGACCGCTGCTTTGTCCGTAACGACGATCCGGCCGCTCCCCTGGGACCATGCAGGCACTGCGTTTTCCTCCCAGCCGAACTGTTGTACGTCAAGGGGCTCAAGACGGACAAGGGGGCGCTCTCGACCCGCACACGTGATTTCTTCCTGGCTGTCGCTAGAGATGCGACGAGTAGTTACATCCGTGTGGGGATGCTGGAAGTCATCTGTGGCAGCCGGGATGAGAGGAATACATGGTTTGAACGCGTGTGGGAGGCGCTAGTTGTGCCAGAAGCATCAATCACGATCTTCTAG
- a CDS encoding Fibronectin type III domain-containing protein has product MGDLFEENDARSIRIMVVGDSMSQGHEGDFTWRYRLWQWLTQQKVDFRFVGPYKGTKTPEEPRPPQPPALLDEPPTQIPNVPIDLGGYAVGIHFDSHHFSVWGQQATQCQALVRDQVERFRPHYMLVMLGFNDMGWGVTDAEGTIAAMQQLVERARAAEPKLRFAIADVPQRVPVDGAEYLVPMVDRYNRLLRMSVKKWGTKESPIELAGVSDGYDCSRGSYDGLHPNALGEFQIARVFSQSLVRGYEIGTDELQIPREIPKRPTPVPANIVAKAVPYGIAVTWDSVYGALGYDVRSHADDGSPWDESRTAVSRFDSIWTEEGQEYQYQVRTYNGDHLTSDWSRVASAVAHPKTASGPRSIVTKPDAQQVAIQWEELPGQLGIGRYEIMLSDQSVPGSSSSSFGVKGTNTTVRDLMPGHKYGLSISTWTDDGGGIPTVARSFVAGRGKPPVPTQLRVETRNSNAVHLEWQGSDDAAGYIVWVRNRAEDLGFAEDGETESTDHSLTFLILGAWNFELCVSAYNGDLESERSSCVVPPRSDGSIGSAAVPLS; this is encoded by the coding sequence ATGGGTGATTTGTTTGAAGAGAATGATGCCCGGTCAATCAGGATCATGGTCGTCGGCGACTCCATGTCCCAAGGCCACGAGGGGGACTTCACATGGCGATACAGGCTCTGGCAGTGGCTCACCCAACAAAAGGTCGACTTCCGGTTCGTCGGCCCATACAAGGGGACGAAGACACCGGAGGAGCCGCGTCCGCCGCAGCCCCCGGCATTGCTAGATGAGCCGCCGACGCAAATCCCCAATGTCCCAATCGACCTTGGCGGCTACGCTGTTGGAATTCACTTCGACTCTCATCATTTCTCGGTCTGGGGTCAACAAGCAACTCAATGCCAAGCTCTGGTGCGAGACCAGGTGGAGCGGTTCAGACCACACTACATGCTAGTCATGCTGGGGTTCAACGACATGGGATGGGGTGTCACAGACGCCGAGggcaccatcgccgccatgcAACAGCTGGTAGAGAGGGCACGCGCCGCGGAGCCGAAGCTCAGgttcgccatcgccgacgtgCCGCAGAGGGTTCCGGTCGACGGAGCAGAGTACTTGGTTCCCATGGTCGACAGGTACAACCGGCTGTTGCGAATGTCAGTCAAGAAGTGGGGGACCAAGGAGTCTCCTATCGAGCTGGCTGGGGTCTCGGACGGCTACGACTGTTCTCGCGGAAGCTACGACGGCTTGCACCCCAACGCGCTTGGGGAGTTCCAGATCGCCAGGGTCTTCTCTCAGAGCCTCGTCCGCGGATACGAGATTGGGACGGATGAGTTGCAAATCCCACGGGAAATCCCTAAACGGCCCACCCCGGTGCCAGCAAACATTGTTGCGAAAGCTGTACCGTACGGAATTGCTGTGACCTGGGACTCGGTCTATGGCGCTCTCGGCTACGACGTGAGAAGtcacgccgacgacggttCCCCGTGGGATGAGTCTCGCACCGCAGTAAGCCGATTCGATTCAATCTGGACCGAGGAAGGGCAGGAATATCAGTATCAAGTTCGGACATACAATGGCGATCATCTTACATCCGACTGGTCAAGAGTGGCGTCAGCAGTTGCGCATCCAAAGACAGCCTCAGGCCCAAGAAGCATCGTCACCAAACCCGACGCACAACAGGTCGCCATCCAGTGGGAAGAGTTACCGGGACAATTAGGCATTGGTCGATACGAGATCATGCTGTCAGACCAGTCGGTTCCGGGATCGTCCTCATCAAGCTTTGGGGTGAAGGGGACAAACACAACGGTGCGAGACTTGATGCCGGGTCACAAATATGGCTTGTCCATCAGCACATGGACAGACGACGGAGGCGGGATCCCGACAGTGGCCCGGAGCTTCGTCGCCGGACGGGGCAAGCCCCCGGTTCCCACTCAACTCCGTGTCGAGACCCGAAACTCCAACGCGGTGCACCTCGAGTGGCAGGGCTCGGACGATGCGGCAGGATACATTGTCTGGGTCCGCAATCGTGCCGAGGATTTGGGCTTCGCAGAGGACGGCGAGACGGAGTCCACGGACCACAGCCTTACATTTCTGATTCTGGGCGCTTGGAACTTCGAGCTCTGTGTCTCTGCATACAACGGTGATCTCGAATCAGAGAGGTCAAGCTGCGTGGTGCCGCCAAGGAGCGACGGGAGCATTGGCTCGGCCGCAGTGCCTCTGAGCTGA
- a CDS encoding Tat pathway signal sequence: protein MKDLYQSLPDQDYSEDLPTKFRDQWSFRSKLITALNFVFFAASCAILFISSTWLNDPVRLMKRVSPYSTNSFRSTPATLALILIIAAGPILDDVPIKLETIEVKGTLFNDYKPPRIWRGPPSEEVDKAWDDMAKIEYFGVSGDALRKMGKDPKISVFIPEEWGVGPDKYLVEIDMQHQLHCLNAVRKYAYWDYYYGDSYKNVGQPFTDLNLSSMAPKRHQAHLEHCIDILLQALTCNPSLDLISHNWMKTQQNPYPDFNIKRQCVAHDPILKWQHENGITEQIMKFKNLPRPENFPEVEPEPSILLIGEDLGHHE from the exons ATGAAGGACCTTTACCAAAGCTTACCGGATCAAGACTATTCAGAAGACCTGCCAACTAAG TTCAGGGACCAATGGAGCTTCCGGTCAAAACTCATCACGGCCCTTAAtttcgtcttcttcgccgcgTCATGTGCGATCCTGTTCATATCATCGACATGGCTGAATGACCCTGTTCGCTTGATGAAGCGGGTTTCGCCGTACAGTACGAACTCGTTCCGCTCAACTCCCGCTACGCTTGCACTGATACTGATCATCGCCGCAGGCCCTATCCTAGATGATGTGCCCATTAAGCTGGAAACTATCGAAGTAAAAGGAACGCTTTTCAACGACTACAAGCCACCACGCATATGGCGCGGGCCGCCAAGCGAGGAGGTTGACAAGGCTTGGGACGACATGGCCAAGATCGAGTACTTTGGCGTCAGTGGCGATGCTCTCAGAAAGATGGGCAAGGACCCCAAGATCTCCGTGTTCATACCGGAAGAATGGGGGGTCGGCCCCGACAAGTATCTCGTCGAGATCGACATGCAGCACCAGCTACATTGTCTCAACGCGGTGCGCAAGTATGCCTATTGGGACTACTACTATGGCGACTCGTACAAGAACGT GGGACAGCCCTTTACTGATCTGAATCTCAGCTCCATGGCTCCGAAGAGGCACCAGGCACACTTGGAGCATTGCATAGACATCTTGTTGCAGGCGCTCACTTGCAACCCGTCTCTTGACTTGATCTCGCACAACTGGATGAAGACGCAACAGAACCCTTATCCGGACTTTAACATCAAGAGGCAGTGCGTCGCTCACGATCCCATCTTGAAGTGGCAGCACGAGAACGGCATCACGGAGCAAATCATGAAGTTCAAAAACCTGCCGAGGCCGGAAAACTTTCCAGAAGTCGAGCCTGAGCCTTCTATCTTGTTGATAGGCGAGGACTTGGGCCACCATGAATGA
- a CDS encoding ribonuclease T2 family protein has protein sequence MAPSLRALLARITTILPTSQTPFTSPSSHDITAADANANANGIAVTPYEPLSGAPSCPIDGPLSCHNATGPVNDACCFVAPSGRLLLTQFWDDTVHAGGAEEDWTVHGLWPDLCDGSYKAYCGMTPHFNNITDILQHYGQGDLLASMERYWVAAYGTNNHLWAHEYNKHASCINTLSASCYADAYAPGVEVVDYFTRAFSLFRQLDTFTALERAGIAPSHSRRYPLADVRRTLEELSGGRVVLRCQGRGRDVLHEAWYSYFLQGSLQTGQFVPAGGLGDHGDANNCAPEVRYPPKKCKGNCPGSEEL, from the exons ATGGCGCCCTCCCTCCGCGCTCTCCTGGCCCGTATCACGACCATCCTACCGACATCCCAGACGCCCTtcacctccccctcctcccacgacatcaccgccgccgacgccaacgccaacgccaacggcaTCGCAGTCACCCCCTACGAGCCCCTCTCTGGCGCTCCCTCGTGCCCGATCGACGGCCCGCTGAGCTGCCACAACGCTACGGGCCCCGTCAACGACGCCTGCTGCTTCGTCGCCCCCTCCGGCCGCCTGCTCCTCACGCAGTTCTGGGACGATACCGTGCACgcaggcggcgccgaagaggacTGGACCGTCCACGGGTTGTG GCCCGACCTCTGCGATGGGAGCTACAAGGCGTACTGCGGCATGACGCCGCActtcaacaacatcaccgaCATCCTCCAGCACTACGGCCAGGGTGACCTCCTGGCCTCCATGGAGAGGTATTGGGTCGCTGCATA CGGCACCAACAACCATCTGTGGGCCCACGAGTACAACAAGCACGCAAGCTGCATAAACACGCTCTCGGCGTCCTGCTACGCCGACGCCTACGCgccgggcgtcgaggtcgtcgactACTTCACCCGcgccttctccctcttccgccAGCTCGACACCTTCACGGCCCTCGAGCGCGCGGGCATCGCGCCCTCGCACTCGAGGCGCTACCCGCTCGCCGACGTCCGCAGGACGCTCGAGGAGCTgagcggcggccgcgtcgtGCTGCGCTGCCagggccgcggccgcgacgtGCTTCACGAGGCGTGGTACAGCTACTTCCTCCAGGGCAGCCTGCAGACGGGCCAGTTCGTcccggccggcggcctcggcgaccatGGGGACGCGAACAACTGCGCTCCCGAGGTCAGGTATCCGCCCAAGAAGTGCAAGGGCAACTGCCCCGGCTCGGAGGAGCTGTGA